A section of the Humulus lupulus chromosome 2, drHumLupu1.1, whole genome shotgun sequence genome encodes:
- the LOC133816146 gene encoding uncharacterized protein LOC133816146 → MVEDIDYFFKYPWGKLSFKKVSKGVQKDMKKQLKHYEEKKKEGSSKKQKEAKYSFNCYAPALLYWAFEAMPSLGSKFGENSGNQIPRMLSWATKTNITISIALLVPIFANRRLVVFPMLKPRPSEVVYYNSLPEVDSRLFPELESTVGEAGTAAEEIVVPEKEAEKLAKVAKEASIFYEDVPRVEEGTSQACAASSSQVVQTDYEQLMQRLKRVVEGQATLLQNQTTIMAQLAQLLSLVSGRSTDVKSDTESDILPANYKRGDQPSTPQAHTSVVASDADSPSVRVLQPEEAAGLEVVRKKRRPKRFDDFTDPTKKIRLDK, encoded by the exons atggttgaggatattgattactttttcaagtatccatgggggaagttgtcatttaagaaggttagcaaaGGAGTTCAGAaagacatgaagaagcaattgaaacactatgaggagaagaagaaagaggggtcaagcaaaaaacagaaggaggcgaagtatagtttcaATTGCTATGCACCTgcgcttctttactgggcttttgaggccatgccttctctcgggagtaagttcggtgagaacagtgggaatcagattccgaggatgcttagctgggctacgaagactaATATCACTATTTCGATAGCTCTgttggttcctatattcgccaaccgtcga ttagtggtatttcccatgctgaagccacgtcccagtgaggtagtctactacaatagcctccctgAAGTTGATTCaaggttattccctgagttggaatcaactgtgggggaggctgggacTGCAGCGGAGGAAATAGTGgtacctgagaaggaggcagagaagctggcaaaagttgcaaaggaagcctccattttttatgaggatgtcccgagggttgaggagggcacttcacaggcctgtgcagcTTCATCTAGTCAAGTTGTCCAGactgattatgagcaattgatgcagaggctcaagagggttgtggaaggccaggcaaccttactacaaaatcagaccacgatcatggctcagttggcgcagctgctttcactggtctcaggtcgatccaccgacgtaaaatcagatacagagtctgatatcttgcctgcaAACTACAAGCgcggtgatcaaccctccactccacaggcccatacatctgtagttgccagtgatgctgacagtcccagtgtacgagtactgcagcccgaggaagcagctggccttgaagttgtcaggaagaaacgcaggcccaagcgttttgatgacttcaccgacccaacaaaGAAGATCAGACTAGATAAATAG